One window of the Triticum dicoccoides isolate Atlit2015 ecotype Zavitan chromosome 3B, WEW_v2.0, whole genome shotgun sequence genome contains the following:
- the LOC119277486 gene encoding uncharacterized protein LOC119277486 produces the protein MEALGLLGRLGHFCRGSTATPSPLHPPPRRNSKRGRAVRAGARAASSSAPQAMEAKREEEPRVMTLRPVEATQESFAPFGQVIAASPDGDQFGPHDAQLDLSRGIPRFYIMRLESRPLKFSSITHHASVTQCLGSIGGQDWYLGVAKPSIVDGQSGQDRGRSLVQSRAGHFYLPPDPSEVCVFRVSGPKFLKLHAGTWHAGPLFKADAVDFYNLELSNTNIVDHTTHYFKKHDGVTFVIDD, from the exons ATGGAGGCGCTGGGCCTCCTGGGCCGCCTCGGCCACTTCTGCCGCGGCAGCACGGCCACTCCTTCccctctccatcctcctcctcgcaGGAACAGCAAGCGCGGCAGAGCCGTGCGCGCCGGAGCCAGAGCCGCCTCGTCGTCGGCGCCGCAGGCGATGGAAGCCAAACGGGAGGAGGAGCCGAGGGTGATGACGCTCCGGCCGGTGGAGGCCACGCAGGAGTCCTTCGCGCCCTTCGGGCAGGTCATCGCCGCCTCCCCCGACGGCGACCAGTTCGGCCCCCACGACGCCCAGCTCGACCTCAGCCGCGGCATCCCTAG GTTCTACATCATGAGATTGGAGAGCAGGCCGCTCAAGTTCTCTTCCATCACCCACCACGCCAGCGTCACGCAGTGCCTGGGCTCCATCGGCGGCCAGGATTGGTACCTCGGCGTGGCCAAGCCCTCCATCGTGGACGGGCAGAGTGGCCAGGACCGTGGCAGGAGTCTCGTGCAGTCGCGCGCTGGGCATTTCTATCTGCCTCCCGATCCGTCCGAGGTCTGCGTCTTCCGGGTCTCTGGTCCCAAGTTTCTCAAGCTGCACGCAGGGACCTGGCACGCCGGGCCGCTGTTCAAGGCAGACGCCGTGGATTTCTATAACCTGGAGCTCAGCAACACCAAT